From Sphingomonas hengshuiensis, one genomic window encodes:
- a CDS encoding VOC family protein produces MARISYVELPAANVVATRDFYAAAFGFAFTDYGPDYASMTTGDVDIGINGTEDQAIALPLPIVEVADLEGALEKVVAAGGTLTVPIFAFPGGRRFHFRDPGGNQLGVFVNEPE; encoded by the coding sequence ATGGCACGGATCAGTTATGTCGAATTGCCGGCGGCGAATGTTGTCGCGACGCGGGACTTTTATGCGGCGGCGTTCGGGTTCGCCTTCACCGATTATGGTCCCGATTATGCGTCGATGACCACCGGCGACGTCGACATCGGCATCAACGGGACCGAGGACCAGGCGATCGCGCTGCCTTTGCCGATCGTCGAGGTCGCCGATCTGGAGGGCGCGCTGGAAAAGGTCGTCGCGGCAGGGGGCACGCTGACCGTGCCGATTTTCGCCTTTCCCGGCGGGCGGCGTTTCCACTTCCGCGATCCCGGCGGCAATCAGCTCGGGGTATTCGTGAACGAGCCCGAATAG
- a CDS encoding YbjN domain-containing protein, with protein MRLTLLAAIAFAFPFFADAPAAAQDREPCPADLICASAPATVMAALEKAGLKPELSTDKTGDPLIASEEAAYRFEVSFYGCEKNEDCDSLRFEVQFQKEDNGTIALANKWNANHRFIQASVKDDGRFVMAYDLGTIGGINARNFQDSVDWWTSMLAEAGKFFEAEVGAKPAA; from the coding sequence ATGCGCCTGACCCTGCTCGCCGCCATCGCCTTTGCGTTCCCGTTCTTCGCCGATGCGCCGGCAGCAGCCCAGGATCGCGAGCCCTGTCCCGCCGACCTGATCTGCGCCAGCGCCCCCGCCACGGTGATGGCGGCGCTCGAGAAAGCGGGGCTCAAGCCCGAATTGTCGACCGACAAGACCGGCGACCCGCTGATCGCCAGCGAAGAGGCGGCCTATCGCTTCGAAGTCAGCTTCTATGGCTGCGAGAAGAACGAGGATTGCGATTCGCTGCGGTTCGAAGTGCAGTTCCAGAAGGAGGATAACGGCACGATCGCGCTCGCGAACAAATGGAACGCCAATCATCGCTTCATCCAGGCGTCGGTGAAGGACGATGGCCGCTTCGTCATGGCCTATGACCTCGGCACGATCGGCGGCATCAACGCCCGCAATTTCCAGGACTCGGTCGATTGGTGGACGTCGATGCTGGCCGAGGCGGGCAAGTTCTTCGAGGCTGAAGTCGGCGCGAAACCGGCGGCTTAG
- the moaB gene encoding molybdenum cofactor biosynthesis protein B — protein sequence MAIDTTIAFRAVRIAVLTVSDTRTLAEDRSGDRLVERLTGAGHELAARAIVRDDPEAIVAALNGWIDDPQVDCILTTGGTGVTGRDVTPEALARVWDKEIPGFGELFRWLSYQTIGTSTIQSRATAGVARGTYIFALPGSTGAVTDAWDGILATQLDIRHKPCNFVELMPRLLER from the coding sequence GTGGCCATTGATACGACCATCGCGTTCCGCGCGGTGCGGATCGCGGTGCTTACGGTTTCGGACACGCGGACGCTGGCGGAGGATCGATCGGGCGACCGGCTGGTCGAACGGCTGACCGGCGCGGGGCACGAACTCGCGGCGCGGGCGATCGTGCGCGACGATCCGGAGGCGATCGTCGCGGCGCTGAACGGCTGGATCGATGATCCCCAGGTCGACTGCATCCTGACCACCGGCGGCACCGGGGTGACCGGACGCGACGTCACGCCCGAGGCGCTGGCGCGGGTGTGGGACAAGGAAATACCGGGCTTCGGCGAGCTGTTCCGCTGGCTGAGCTACCAGACGATCGGCACCTCGACGATCCAGTCGCGCGCGACCGCGGGGGTGGCGCGGGGAACCTATATCTTCGCGCTGCCGGGGTCGACCGGGGCAGTGACCGACGCCTGGGACGGCATCCTCGCGACGCAATTGGATATTCGCCACAAGCCGTGCAACTTCGTCGAGTTGATGCCGCGACTGCTGGAGCGGTAG
- a CDS encoding lytic transglycosylase domain-containing protein: protein MRFLIAATMIAMPVAAHADDRDAAGNTVLAPPAPVRDGDGIPDQLDADQRTGYRTVFAAIRAGKWTDAQLQLDSMKPGPLHAIARAELYTAKGSPKVELAPILALLAEAPELPMAEQLARMAKARGAMDLPALPQAQRLMWFDGAPVRQRARSIKSDTAATEIALAIQPFVKADDGVQAEAVVDKFSADLTPEALTEWQQKVAWIYYVAGDDANARRMAARAQSGMGDWAPQADWVAGLAAWRQQDCREAGAAFERVATRATDTELRSAGLYWGSRADMACGRPDRIAAKLKAASQYNETFYGLLARAALAIEDKPGKGERFVAGDWAALERRPNVRVAAALIEIGETGLADEVLRHQAKFCNPGEHGALSRLAGRFNLASTQLWLSHNGPAGAHPLMQARYPSPNWTPAGGWRVDKALVFAHTLQESRFNAEIRSAAGAMGLMQVKSGAAIDVGRRRGVTYAASDLTKPSVNMEIGQSYLEQLRDQPFTGGLLPKVIAAYNAGPTPVQAWNALSKDNGDPLLYIESIPYWETRGYVMTVLRNYWMYEGQDGRKSDSREALAQGMWPKFPGLPGAKSVRMGGRALSQAQVAGSPGGGH from the coding sequence ATGCGATTTCTGATTGCCGCGACGATGATCGCGATGCCGGTGGCGGCGCATGCCGATGATCGCGACGCGGCGGGCAACACGGTCCTCGCCCCACCCGCGCCGGTGCGCGACGGCGACGGCATCCCCGACCAGCTCGATGCCGACCAGCGTACCGGATATCGCACGGTCTTTGCCGCGATCCGCGCGGGCAAATGGACCGATGCCCAGCTCCAGCTCGATTCGATGAAGCCGGGACCGCTCCACGCGATTGCCCGCGCCGAGCTGTACACGGCCAAGGGATCGCCCAAGGTCGAGCTGGCGCCGATCCTCGCGCTGCTGGCCGAGGCGCCCGAACTGCCGATGGCGGAACAGCTTGCCCGCATGGCCAAGGCGCGCGGCGCGATGGACCTGCCCGCGCTGCCCCAGGCGCAGCGGCTGATGTGGTTCGACGGCGCCCCCGTCCGCCAGCGCGCACGATCGATCAAGAGCGATACCGCCGCGACCGAGATCGCGCTGGCGATCCAGCCCTTCGTCAAGGCCGATGACGGCGTCCAGGCCGAGGCGGTGGTCGACAAATTCTCCGCAGACCTGACGCCCGAGGCGCTGACCGAGTGGCAGCAAAAGGTCGCGTGGATTTACTACGTGGCCGGCGACGACGCCAATGCGCGGCGGATGGCAGCCCGCGCGCAGTCCGGAATGGGCGATTGGGCACCGCAGGCCGATTGGGTCGCGGGGCTCGCGGCATGGCGCCAGCAGGATTGCCGGGAAGCGGGCGCGGCATTCGAGCGCGTCGCGACACGCGCCACCGATACCGAACTCCGCTCCGCCGGGCTATATTGGGGATCGCGCGCCGACATGGCATGCGGCCGCCCCGACCGGATCGCGGCCAAGCTGAAGGCGGCGTCGCAATATAACGAGACCTTTTACGGGCTGCTCGCGCGCGCCGCGCTCGCGATCGAGGACAAGCCCGGCAAGGGCGAGCGCTTCGTCGCGGGCGACTGGGCCGCGCTGGAACGCCGCCCCAATGTCCGCGTCGCCGCAGCGCTGATCGAGATCGGCGAGACGGGCCTTGCCGACGAAGTCCTCCGCCACCAGGCCAAATTCTGCAACCCCGGCGAGCATGGCGCGCTGTCGCGGCTGGCGGGGCGGTTCAATCTCGCCTCGACGCAGCTGTGGCTGTCGCACAATGGCCCGGCGGGCGCGCACCCGCTGATGCAGGCGCGCTACCCCTCGCCCAACTGGACCCCCGCGGGCGGATGGCGCGTCGACAAGGCGCTGGTGTTCGCGCACACGCTCCAGGAATCGCGCTTCAACGCCGAAATCCGCAGCGCGGCAGGGGCGATGGGGCTGATGCAGGTCAAGAGCGGCGCCGCGATCGACGTGGGCCGCCGCCGCGGCGTGACCTATGCCGCGTCCGACCTGACCAAGCCCTCCGTCAATATGGAGATCGGTCAGTCCTATCTCGAGCAATTGCGCGACCAGCCCTTTACCGGCGGGCTGCTGCCCAAGGTGATTGCGGCGTACAACGCCGGGCCGACGCCGGTGCAGGCGTGGAACGCGCTGAGCAAGGATAATGGCGACCCGCTGCTCTATATCGAGAGCATCCCCTATTGGGAGACGCGCGGCTATGTGATGACCGTGCTGCGCAATTACTGGATGTATGAGGGCCAGGACGGTCGCAAGTCCGACAGCCGCGAGGCGCTGGCGCAGGGGATGTGGCCCAAATTCCCGGGGCTGCCCGGCGCGAAGTCGGTGCGGATGGGCGGGCGTGCGCTGTCACAGGCGCAAGTCGCGGGGTCGCCCGGCGGTGGCCATTGA
- a CDS encoding uracil-DNA glycosylase family protein, with amino-acid sequence MGAQPVQDWQNSIASALEWWRDAGVDTLVDDDPRDWLAVVAPRIGSETAPAAVAAPAPEVLPDTLEAFVAWRLSDAAPETAWMAPRVGPSGPIDAEWVVITDIPESEDSDRLMTGPEGRLLDRMLAALGLSRESVYLAAIATARPVAARIPPDEAARLGELLRHHLSLLAPRKLLLLGQSAAGVLSETAGSGAANRIHDIKEFGGNTATVATYHPRFMLERPAIKAEVWKHLQLLHRGPST; translated from the coding sequence ATGGGGGCGCAACCGGTTCAGGACTGGCAGAACAGCATCGCGAGCGCACTGGAATGGTGGCGCGACGCCGGCGTCGACACGCTGGTCGACGACGATCCGCGCGACTGGCTGGCCGTCGTCGCGCCCCGGATCGGGTCCGAGACGGCACCGGCTGCCGTAGCGGCACCGGCACCCGAAGTGCTGCCCGATACGCTGGAGGCCTTCGTCGCGTGGCGGCTGAGCGACGCCGCGCCCGAGACCGCGTGGATGGCGCCGCGGGTCGGCCCGTCGGGACCCATCGACGCCGAATGGGTGGTGATCACCGATATTCCCGAAAGCGAGGATAGCGACCGGCTGATGACAGGCCCCGAGGGGCGGCTGCTCGATCGGATGCTCGCCGCGCTCGGTCTGTCGCGCGAGTCGGTGTATCTCGCCGCGATCGCGACGGCGCGCCCCGTCGCCGCGCGCATCCCGCCTGACGAGGCGGCGCGGCTGGGCGAACTCCTGCGGCATCACCTGAGTTTACTGGCACCGCGCAAGCTGCTGCTGCTCGGCCAGTCCGCGGCGGGGGTGCTGAGCGAAACGGCTGGTTCAGGTGCCGCTAACCGTATACACGACATTAAGGAATTTGGCGGAAACACCGCAACGGTGGCGACCTATCACCCCCGTTTCATGCTGGAGCGACCCGCCATCAAGGCCGAAGTCTGGAAACATCTGCAGCTATTGCATCGGGGACCGAGCACGTGA
- a CDS encoding electron transfer flavoprotein-ubiquinone oxidoreductase, whose translation MSERESMPYDVVIVGAGPAGLSAAIRLKQLANDAGAELSVCILEKGSEVGAHILSGAVVDPRALDELLPDWRDGDCPLARTPVTENHHWVLTEKGKSSFPEFITPPFLHNKGTYTGSLGNLCRWLAGKAEELGVEIFPGFAAAEILYNEDGSVKGVATGDMGVARDGSHKPDYAPGLELHAKYTFFGEGVRGHLSKQLQRQFDLCRDADPQVYGLGVKELWDIDPAKHVPGRVIHTQGWPLKDGEANGGGFLYHQADGQVALGFVTWLNYKNPYLSPFQEMQRWKTHPAIAEILEGAKRVSYGARAISDGGWQSVPKLVMPGAALLGDTAGFLNVPRIKGTHTAMKSGMMAAEAAFAAVQAGRGGDELTAYPEAYEASWVYKELRGVRNVVPLVKKFGDTWGTVFSGIAMWMELIGLRWPFTMKHHPDHESLWHASAAQKIDYPKPDGVLTFDRLSSVFVSNTNHEEDQPVHLTLKDPDIPIGYNLPVYAEPAQRYCPAGVYEVVGEGEDLRFQINAQNCVHCKTCDIKDPTQNINWVVPEGGGGPNYPNM comes from the coding sequence ATGAGCGAGCGCGAGTCGATGCCTTATGACGTCGTCATCGTCGGCGCCGGGCCGGCGGGACTATCGGCGGCGATCCGTCTGAAACAGCTGGCGAACGATGCCGGTGCCGAGCTGTCGGTCTGCATCCTCGAAAAGGGGTCGGAGGTCGGGGCGCATATCCTGTCGGGCGCCGTCGTCGATCCGCGCGCGCTCGACGAATTGCTGCCCGACTGGCGCGACGGCGATTGCCCGCTGGCGCGCACCCCGGTGACTGAGAACCATCATTGGGTGCTGACCGAAAAGGGCAAGTCGTCCTTCCCCGAATTCATCACGCCGCCCTTCCTGCACAACAAGGGCACCTATACCGGCAGCCTGGGCAATCTGTGCCGCTGGCTGGCGGGCAAGGCCGAGGAACTGGGCGTCGAGATCTTCCCCGGCTTCGCGGCGGCGGAGATCCTGTACAACGAGGATGGCTCGGTAAAGGGCGTCGCCACCGGCGACATGGGCGTCGCGCGCGACGGCAGCCACAAGCCCGATTACGCCCCCGGCCTCGAACTACACGCCAAATACACGTTCTTCGGCGAGGGCGTGCGCGGGCATTTGTCGAAACAGCTCCAGCGCCAGTTCGATCTGTGCCGCGATGCCGATCCGCAGGTCTATGGGCTGGGGGTCAAGGAATTGTGGGACATCGATCCGGCGAAGCATGTGCCGGGCAGGGTGATCCACACCCAGGGCTGGCCGCTCAAGGATGGCGAGGCCAATGGCGGCGGGTTCCTCTATCACCAGGCCGATGGCCAGGTCGCGCTCGGCTTCGTGACATGGCTCAACTACAAGAACCCCTATCTCTCGCCCTTCCAGGAAATGCAGCGCTGGAAGACGCACCCCGCGATCGCCGAGATATTGGAGGGCGCCAAGCGCGTCTCCTACGGCGCGCGCGCGATCAGCGACGGCGGGTGGCAGTCGGTGCCCAAGCTGGTGATGCCCGGCGCGGCGCTGCTAGGCGATACCGCGGGCTTCCTCAACGTGCCGCGGATCAAGGGCACGCATACCGCGATGAAATCGGGGATGATGGCCGCCGAGGCCGCGTTCGCGGCGGTACAGGCGGGGCGCGGCGGCGACGAGCTGACGGCCTATCCGGAGGCCTATGAGGCGAGCTGGGTGTATAAGGAGCTGCGCGGCGTCCGCAACGTCGTGCCCTTGGTCAAGAAGTTCGGCGATACCTGGGGCACCGTGTTTTCGGGCATCGCGATGTGGATGGAGCTGATCGGGCTGCGCTGGCCCTTCACGATGAAGCACCATCCCGATCACGAAAGCCTGTGGCACGCCAGCGCCGCGCAGAAGATCGACTATCCCAAGCCCGACGGCGTGCTCACCTTCGACCGGCTCTCCTCGGTGTTCGTGTCGAACACCAATCATGAGGAGGACCAGCCGGTCCATCTGACGCTCAAGGACCCCGACATCCCGATCGGCTATAACCTGCCGGTCTATGCCGAGCCTGCGCAGCGTTACTGCCCCGCCGGGGTGTATGAGGTGGTGGGCGAGGGCGAGGATCTGCGCTTCCAGATCAACGCCCAGAATTGCGTCCACTGCAAGACCTGCGACATCAAGGACCCGACCCAGAACATCAACTGGGTGGTTCCGGAAGGCGGGGGCGGTCCCAATTATCCGAACATGTAG
- a CDS encoding tetratricopeptide repeat protein — MLAAIALALPVAAQERPPVAGDPAAYVRARAADADGAPERAGIGYARALAAAPDDAKIAQRAYRQALAVGDYSLASRAAAILVKAGVAPPDTDLLALAMALRQGDAASAQIAVNRLGRGPLDFLAPALGAWLAHDRGASGVAYLDAQSGNALARRYNARHRALLLIAERRLGEAMTDLALLLGTGDAEPDLRIDAALLFDRVGEGRAAKRLLAQAGTDPRVLAKRRGKVDAAFGTARLFLGLAADLSTDEMGPLVVLLTRAALLLDPGDDRARLYLAEALSVEGATQPALDVLDAVGTRGGFAHGAGVGRVQVLRRAGRDADALALAARLSDERTASSSDAETYGDLLAEESRFADAANAYRTALDRDGAPGEWRLYYLLGTALDRAGRWDEALPALRQATALAPDEAEPLHYLGDAQVRRGENVAGAQALLERAATLKPEDPAIADSLGWSYVQRGDLARGLPLIEKAARGDPAGSRVNEHLGDAYWRLGRRYEARYAWRAAALFAEADDASRIAAKLTDGLAPQSN; from the coding sequence TTGCTCGCGGCGATCGCGCTGGCGCTGCCCGTCGCGGCGCAGGAGCGCCCGCCGGTTGCGGGCGATCCTGCCGCCTATGTCCGCGCCCGCGCCGCCGATGCCGATGGCGCGCCGGAACGGGCCGGGATCGGCTATGCCCGCGCGCTCGCGGCGGCGCCTGACGACGCGAAGATCGCGCAGCGCGCCTATCGCCAGGCGCTCGCGGTCGGCGACTATAGCCTCGCCAGCCGCGCTGCGGCGATATTGGTCAAGGCGGGGGTCGCGCCCCCCGATACCGATCTGCTCGCGCTCGCGATGGCGCTTCGTCAGGGCGACGCCGCCTCGGCGCAGATCGCGGTCAACCGCCTCGGACGCGGCCCGCTCGATTTCCTCGCGCCTGCGCTCGGCGCATGGCTGGCGCACGATCGGGGGGCGAGCGGCGTCGCCTATCTGGACGCGCAGTCCGGCAATGCGCTCGCGCGGCGCTATAATGCCCGCCACCGCGCGCTGCTGCTGATCGCGGAGCGCCGCCTGGGCGAGGCGATGACCGATCTCGCGCTGTTGCTTGGGACCGGCGATGCCGAGCCCGATCTGCGGATCGACGCCGCGCTGCTTTTCGACCGCGTCGGTGAGGGCCGCGCGGCAAAGCGGCTGCTCGCGCAGGCGGGCACCGACCCGCGCGTCCTCGCGAAACGCCGGGGCAAGGTCGATGCGGCATTCGGCACGGCGCGGCTGTTCCTCGGCCTCGCCGCCGATCTTTCGACCGATGAGATGGGGCCGCTGGTGGTGCTGCTTACCCGCGCGGCGCTGCTGCTCGATCCGGGCGACGATCGCGCGCGGCTGTATCTGGCGGAGGCGCTGTCGGTCGAGGGCGCGACTCAGCCCGCGCTCGACGTGCTCGATGCCGTGGGCACGCGCGGCGGGTTCGCGCATGGCGCCGGCGTCGGGCGCGTCCAGGTGCTGCGCCGCGCGGGGCGCGATGCCGACGCGCTGGCGCTGGCGGCGAGGCTTTCGGACGAACGCACCGCGAGCAGCAGCGACGCCGAAACCTATGGCGACCTGCTCGCCGAGGAGTCGCGGTTCGCCGACGCCGCCAATGCCTATCGCACCGCGCTCGACCGCGACGGCGCTCCGGGCGAGTGGCGGCTATATTATCTGCTCGGCACTGCGCTCGATCGCGCCGGTCGTTGGGACGAAGCGCTGCCCGCGCTCCGACAGGCCACGGCGCTCGCCCCCGACGAGGCCGAGCCGCTCCACTATCTCGGCGACGCGCAGGTCCGTCGCGGCGAGAATGTCGCGGGCGCGCAGGCGCTGCTCGAACGCGCCGCCACCCTGAAGCCCGAGGATCCGGCAATCGCCGATTCGCTCGGCTGGTCCTATGTCCAGCGCGGCGACCTCGCGCGCGGGCTCCCGCTGATCGAAAAGGCCGCGCGGGGCGATCCCGCGGGAAGCCGCGTCAACGAGCATCTCGGCGATGCCTATTGGCGGCTCGGGCGGCGCTATGAGGCGCGCTATGCGTGGCGCGCGGCGGCGCTGTTCGCCGAGGCCGACGACGCCAGCCGGATCGCCGCCAAGCTGACCGATGGCCTCGCGCCGCAGTCCAACTGA
- a CDS encoding 4-(cytidine 5'-diphospho)-2-C-methyl-D-erythritol kinase: MPTEIAHAKLNLALHVRARRADGYHELETLFAFVEAGDVVTVDPAATASFTIHGPFAALLGGEGDNLVTRAAAAFAAQFGGGAHAITLEKNLPVASGIGGGSADAAATLRALAGLHNVALDDPALFAIADALGSDVPACLLGITALGRGRGEQLAAIPGLPGMAAVLVNPGVGVSTAQVFRGWDGVDRGPIGTGALLDIARAGRNDLEPPARAVAPVIAEVVAALAAQPGVALARMSGSGATCFALFEDDAAAQAAAAALSRPGWWSIATRLI; this comes from the coding sequence ATGCCCACCGAAATTGCCCATGCCAAGCTCAACCTGGCGCTCCACGTCCGCGCGCGCCGCGCCGATGGCTATCACGAGCTGGAGACGCTGTTCGCCTTTGTCGAGGCGGGCGACGTCGTCACCGTCGATCCTGCCGCGACCGCCAGCTTCACGATCCACGGGCCGTTCGCCGCGCTGCTCGGGGGCGAGGGCGACAACCTCGTCACCCGCGCCGCCGCCGCCTTTGCCGCGCAGTTCGGCGGCGGCGCGCATGCGATCACGCTGGAGAAGAACCTGCCGGTCGCATCGGGCATCGGCGGGGGATCGGCGGATGCGGCGGCGACGTTGCGCGCGTTGGCGGGGCTCCACAATGTCGCGCTGGACGATCCGGCGCTGTTCGCAATCGCCGACGCGCTGGGATCGGACGTCCCCGCCTGCCTGCTCGGCATCACCGCGCTGGGGCGGGGCAGGGGGGAGCAGCTTGCGGCGATTCCCGGCCTGCCCGGCATGGCGGCGGTGCTGGTCAATCCCGGAGTAGGGGTCTCCACCGCGCAGGTGTTTCGCGGCTGGGACGGCGTCGATCGCGGCCCGATCGGCACCGGCGCGCTGCTCGACATCGCCCGCGCGGGCCGCAACGACCTCGAGCCCCCCGCACGCGCCGTCGCGCCGGTAATAGCGGAGGTCGTCGCGGCGCTCGCGGCACAGCCCGGCGTGGCGCTGGCGCGCATGTCGGGCTCGGGCGCGACCTGCTTCGCGCTGTTCGAGGACGATGCGGCGGCGCAGGCCGCGGCGGCGGCGCTCTCGCGGCCCGGCTGGTGGAGCATCGCGACGCGGCTGATCTGA
- a CDS encoding enoyl-CoA hydratase/isomerase family protein: MITVTREGPIATIALARPDARNALPIAAWDALADAARQAEGARVVILRSDVPGIFSAGADVREFEQLRTDPALRPRFRLAMRGAIDALAALPMPVIAAVDGGCFGAAVALVLAADIRIAGDRAVFATTPARLGLGYPQEDVARLAAQVGTGIASLMLFTGDHLVPDEAKRVGLVELRAKDAGKTAQGLAANIAENAPGAVALLKATLNGQGSDAAFDDAFGGAEFAEGLAAFAARRKAVYR, from the coding sequence ATGATCACAGTCACGCGCGAAGGCCCCATCGCCACCATCGCCCTGGCGCGCCCCGACGCCAGAAACGCCCTGCCCATCGCCGCCTGGGACGCGCTTGCCGATGCCGCCCGGCAGGCGGAGGGCGCCCGCGTCGTCATCCTGCGCTCGGACGTCCCCGGCATCTTCTCCGCAGGCGCCGATGTCCGCGAGTTCGAGCAACTCCGCACCGATCCCGCACTCCGCCCGCGCTTCCGCCTCGCGATGCGCGGCGCGATCGATGCCCTCGCCGCACTGCCGATGCCGGTGATCGCCGCAGTCGATGGTGGCTGTTTCGGCGCCGCCGTCGCGCTGGTGCTCGCCGCCGATATCCGCATCGCGGGCGACCGCGCAGTCTTCGCGACCACCCCCGCGCGGCTCGGGCTCGGCTATCCGCAGGAGGATGTCGCGCGGCTCGCGGCGCAGGTCGGCACCGGCATCGCCTCGCTGATGCTCTTCACCGGCGATCATCTCGTCCCGGACGAAGCCAAGCGCGTCGGGCTGGTCGAGCTCCGCGCCAAGGACGCCGGCAAGACCGCGCAGGGCCTCGCCGCCAACATCGCCGAGAATGCGCCGGGCGCCGTCGCGCTGCTCAAGGCGACGCTCAACGGGCAGGGCAGCGACGCGGCGTTCGACGACGCGTTCGGCGGCGCCGAGTTCGCCGAAGGCCTCGCCGCCTTCGCCGCGCGCCGCAAGGCAGTCTATCGATGA
- a CDS encoding N-formylglutamate amidohydrolase, producing the protein MSAEWIEGSARDLLLLCDHASNAVPADIDLGIAPALLDLHIGVDIGAAPVTRSLAAALDAPAILATVSRLVIDLHREPDHPGLIPRHSDGHAIPGNETADRAARIARFHAPYHRLLRHQIRARRPRLILSIHSFTPRLEQGGEDRPWEVGVLYNRDTRAARPAVAFLRDSGLVTGDNAPYSGRLLNATLNRHAEANGIPSVAIEIRNDLIREPAGVARWTRILADLAKNLRNSLA; encoded by the coding sequence ATGAGCGCCGAGTGGATCGAGGGCAGCGCCCGCGACCTGTTGCTGCTGTGCGACCATGCCTCGAACGCCGTGCCCGCCGATATCGATCTCGGCATCGCCCCGGCGCTGCTCGACCTGCACATCGGAGTCGATATCGGCGCGGCCCCCGTCACCCGCAGCCTCGCCGCCGCGCTAGACGCCCCCGCGATCCTCGCCACCGTGTCGCGGCTGGTGATCGATCTCCACCGCGAGCCCGATCATCCCGGCCTCATCCCGCGCCATAGCGACGGCCACGCCATCCCCGGCAACGAGACCGCCGATCGCGCCGCGCGCATCGCCCGCTTCCACGCGCCCTATCACCGCCTGCTCCGCCACCAGATCCGCGCCCGGCGCCCGCGGCTGATCCTGTCGATCCACAGCTTCACCCCGCGGCTGGAACAGGGCGGGGAGGACCGCCCCTGGGAAGTCGGCGTCCTCTACAACCGCGACACCCGCGCCGCACGCCCGGCGGTCGCCTTTCTGCGCGACTCGGGGTTGGTCACCGGCGACAACGCGCCCTATTCGGGGCGCCTGCTCAACGCGACGCTCAATCGCCATGCCGAGGCGAACGGCATCCCCTCGGTCGCGATCGAAATCCGCAACGATCTGATCCGCGAGCCCGCGGGCGTCGCGCGCTGGACCCGGATCCTCGCCGACCTCGCAAAAAATCTGCGCAATAGTCTTGCGTAA